From Motilibacter peucedani, the proteins below share one genomic window:
- the serS gene encoding serine--tRNA ligase, whose translation MIDLRLLREDPDAVRASQRARGEDESLVYALVEADSARRAALSRFEALRAEQKALGAQVAKAKGDEKAELLTRTKALSQDVRAAESAAGEAAATADAALLAVSNVVDPDAPVGGEDDFRLVEEVGTPTAFDFEPRDHVEIGQRLGAIDLERGAKVSGSRFYFFTGVGALLANAIVRFGQDYSVRAGFTPVLPPVLVRPEAMEGTGFLGQAAGDVYHLEDEGLYLVGTSEVPLAAFHMDEILDGGALPLRYAAYSACFRKEAGAHGRDTRGIIRVHQFDKVEMFVFCRPEDAKDEHERLLEHEKAVLTQIGLPFRVIDVATGDLGSSAARKFDCEAWVPTQGRYREVTSTSNCTEFQARRLRTRFRDESGTRPVATLNGTLVAVPRIVVAVLENFQQADGSVVVPEVLRPYVGRDVLEPVAGR comes from the coding sequence GTGATCGACCTGCGGCTCCTCCGTGAAGACCCTGACGCCGTGCGCGCGAGCCAGCGGGCCCGCGGAGAGGACGAGTCGCTCGTCTACGCCCTGGTCGAAGCCGACTCCGCCCGCCGGGCGGCCCTGTCCCGCTTCGAGGCCCTCCGCGCCGAGCAGAAGGCGCTCGGCGCCCAGGTCGCGAAGGCGAAGGGCGACGAGAAGGCCGAGCTGCTGACGCGTACCAAGGCGCTCTCGCAGGACGTACGCGCCGCGGAGTCCGCCGCGGGCGAGGCCGCCGCGACTGCTGACGCCGCGCTGCTCGCGGTCTCCAACGTCGTCGACCCGGACGCCCCCGTCGGCGGCGAGGACGACTTCCGGCTCGTCGAGGAGGTCGGCACCCCGACCGCCTTCGACTTCGAGCCGCGCGACCACGTCGAGATCGGGCAGCGCCTCGGCGCCATCGACCTCGAGCGCGGCGCCAAGGTGTCGGGCTCGCGGTTCTACTTCTTCACCGGCGTGGGTGCCCTGCTCGCCAACGCGATCGTGCGCTTCGGCCAGGACTACTCGGTGCGTGCGGGATTCACGCCCGTGCTGCCCCCGGTGCTCGTGCGCCCCGAGGCCATGGAGGGCACCGGCTTCCTCGGCCAGGCGGCGGGCGACGTCTACCACCTCGAGGACGAGGGCCTCTACCTCGTGGGCACCTCCGAGGTGCCGCTGGCCGCGTTCCACATGGACGAGATCCTCGACGGCGGCGCGCTGCCGCTGCGCTACGCGGCCTACTCGGCGTGCTTCCGCAAGGAGGCCGGCGCCCACGGCCGCGACACCCGCGGGATCATCCGCGTGCACCAGTTCGACAAGGTCGAGATGTTCGTCTTCTGCCGCCCGGAGGACGCCAAGGACGAGCACGAGCGCCTGCTCGAGCACGAGAAGGCCGTGCTCACGCAGATCGGCCTGCCGTTCCGCGTGATCGACGTCGCCACCGGCGACCTCGGCTCGAGCGCCGCGCGCAAGTTCGACTGCGAGGCGTGGGTGCCGACGCAGGGCCGCTACCGCGAGGTCACCTCGACCTCCAACTGCACCGAGTTCCAGGCCCGCCGGCTGCGCACCCGCTTCCGCGACGAGAGCGGCACCCGCCCGGTCGCCACGCTCAACGGCACCCTGGTCGCGGTGCCGCGCATCGTCGTGGCTGTGCTCGAGAACTTCCAGCAGGCCGACGGCTCGGTCGTGGTGCCCGAGGTGCTGCGCCCCTACGTCGGCCGCGACGTGCTCGAGCCGGTCGCGGGGCGCTGA
- a CDS encoding AIM24 family protein has product MRSQLFSQEFLERTSPESFALQNSKMLKVRLQAATVMARQGSMVAFQGDVRFDYQSAGGIGKVIKKAVTGEGLDVMSCTGSGDVFFADNAADVHVFDLDGSDGLSVNGANVLAFEPQLKWDIKMIGSAGMLGGGLFNTVFTGTGKLAITTKGTPVVLQVDAPTFVDTDAVVAWSASLQTSLRSGGFKPGALIGRTSGEAFQLGFAGQGFVIVQPSENVRAGGGSGGGATGGIGGMLGRLGG; this is encoded by the coding sequence ATGCGCAGCCAGCTCTTCAGCCAGGAATTCCTCGAACGCACCTCGCCCGAGTCGTTCGCGCTGCAGAACAGCAAGATGCTCAAGGTGCGGCTGCAGGCCGCGACGGTGATGGCGCGGCAGGGCTCGATGGTCGCGTTCCAGGGCGACGTGCGCTTCGACTACCAGTCGGCCGGCGGCATCGGCAAGGTGATCAAGAAGGCCGTCACGGGCGAGGGCCTCGACGTCATGAGCTGCACCGGCAGCGGTGACGTGTTCTTCGCCGACAACGCCGCCGACGTGCACGTCTTCGACCTCGACGGCTCCGACGGGCTCTCGGTCAACGGCGCCAACGTGCTCGCCTTCGAGCCGCAGCTGAAGTGGGACATCAAGATGATCGGCAGCGCGGGCATGCTCGGCGGCGGGCTCTTCAACACCGTCTTCACCGGCACCGGCAAGCTGGCGATCACCACCAAGGGCACGCCCGTCGTGCTCCAGGTCGACGCGCCCACCTTCGTCGACACCGACGCTGTGGTCGCCTGGTCGGCATCGCTGCAGACCTCGCTGCGCTCGGGCGGGTTCAAGCCCGGCGCGCTGATCGGCCGCACCTCCGGCGAGGCGTTCCAGCTCGGCTTCGCCGGCCAGGGCTTCGTCATCGTCCAGCCCTCGGAGAACGTCCGCGCCGGCGGCGGCTCGGGCGGCGGCGCCACGGGCGGCATCGGCGGCATGCTCGGCCGCCTCGGCGGCTAG
- a CDS encoding ABC transporter permease, which yields MQSPGVGVEETGAGPAGASADAPTGLVLTRYEKYAEVAQRRGSLVVLVLTGIVASFAFDSFGSVDNLRNIALTSSFTAVVALGMTFVILTGGIDLSVGSVFALGGVLAAWGSEHSVLLALVLPLVVCGAIGLLNGVLITSFGMAPFIVTLTTLLAARGLDLALTTEGSVVHVVPSGSHFATMGQGSVLGLPWPVWIAIGLFALGTLLLQRTRFGQTVLAMGSNEDAARLMGLPVARTKMWVYVMSGLLAGFGGAMQAAQSSSGVPNIGVGFELTAISAVVIGGTLLTGGAGTTGGTLAGVLLLGVIANIINQLNLSNANWQPVVNGAFLVVVVVIQTYLTRRQRL from the coding sequence ATGCAGAGTCCTGGAGTCGGGGTCGAGGAGACCGGCGCGGGCCCGGCCGGTGCGTCCGCCGACGCGCCCACCGGCCTGGTGCTGACGCGCTACGAGAAGTACGCGGAGGTCGCCCAGCGCCGCGGCTCGCTCGTCGTGCTGGTGCTGACCGGCATCGTGGCGTCGTTCGCCTTCGACTCGTTCGGCAGCGTCGACAACCTGCGCAACATCGCGCTGACGAGCTCGTTCACGGCGGTGGTCGCGCTCGGCATGACGTTCGTCATCCTCACCGGCGGCATCGACCTGTCGGTCGGCTCGGTGTTCGCGCTGGGTGGCGTGCTCGCCGCCTGGGGCTCCGAGCACAGCGTGCTGCTCGCCCTGGTGCTTCCGCTGGTGGTGTGCGGAGCGATCGGGCTGCTCAACGGCGTCCTGATCACATCGTTCGGCATGGCGCCGTTCATCGTGACGCTGACGACCCTGCTGGCGGCCCGCGGACTCGACCTCGCTCTCACCACAGAGGGCAGCGTCGTCCACGTCGTGCCGTCGGGCTCGCACTTCGCCACGATGGGCCAGGGCTCGGTGCTCGGCCTGCCGTGGCCGGTGTGGATCGCCATCGGGCTGTTCGCGCTCGGCACCCTGCTGCTGCAGCGCACGCGCTTCGGACAGACCGTGCTCGCCATGGGCAGCAACGAGGACGCCGCCCGGCTGATGGGCCTGCCCGTGGCGCGCACCAAGATGTGGGTCTACGTCATGTCGGGCCTGCTGGCCGGCTTCGGCGGGGCTATGCAGGCGGCCCAGTCGTCCTCGGGCGTGCCCAACATCGGCGTCGGCTTCGAGCTGACCGCGATCTCGGCCGTGGTCATCGGTGGCACGCTGCTCACCGGCGGCGCCGGCACCACGGGCGGCACGCTCGCCGGCGTCCTGCTCCTCGGCGTGATCGCCAACATCATCAACCAGCTCAACCTGAGCAACGCCAACTGGCAGCCGGTCGTCAACGGCGCGTTCCTGGTCGTCGTGGTGGTCATCCAGACCTACCTCACCCGCCGCCAGCGCCTCTAG
- a CDS encoding ABC transporter permease: protein MASEAIAPRTLPRLRPGWMQDNGVYAALVVLLLIDLAFTDNFVTVDNLRTQLIQVVPVVIVALGMALVIGTEGIDLSVGSVMALASALLPTYLGYGVVPAVLVCLVGGVLVGLLNGWLVSYIGLQPIVATLASLIGIRGLANIILDNQADIRNGTLLDLGANSVAGIPYLVLIAVVITVVVAFVVRRTTFGRQVVSIGGNRVASELAGLPVRRTLITVYVVSAALAALAGVLATARLTASTPNTLGNLIELSAITAVVVGGTPLSGGRVKIVGTVAGAILMQLIHSTLIAHNLKDSAAQLVQAAIIAVAVYAQLGRKA from the coding sequence ATGGCGAGTGAGGCCATCGCCCCCCGCACGCTGCCACGGCTGCGGCCGGGGTGGATGCAGGACAACGGCGTCTACGCCGCGCTCGTCGTCCTGCTCCTGATCGACCTGGCGTTCACCGACAACTTCGTGACCGTCGACAACCTGCGAACCCAGCTGATCCAGGTGGTGCCGGTCGTCATCGTGGCGCTCGGCATGGCGCTGGTCATCGGCACCGAGGGCATCGACCTCTCGGTCGGCTCGGTGATGGCGCTGGCCTCGGCCCTGCTCCCGACCTACCTCGGCTACGGCGTGGTGCCGGCCGTGCTGGTCTGCCTGGTCGGCGGGGTGCTGGTCGGGCTGCTCAACGGCTGGCTGGTGTCCTACATCGGGCTGCAGCCGATCGTCGCGACGCTCGCCTCGCTGATCGGCATCCGCGGGCTGGCCAACATCATCCTCGACAACCAGGCCGACATCCGCAACGGCACCCTGCTCGACCTGGGCGCCAACAGCGTCGCCGGCATCCCCTACCTCGTGCTGATCGCGGTCGTGATCACGGTGGTCGTCGCGTTCGTCGTGCGGCGCACGACGTTCGGCCGCCAGGTCGTCTCGATCGGCGGCAACCGCGTGGCGAGCGAGCTCGCCGGACTGCCGGTGCGGCGTACGCTGATCACCGTCTACGTCGTGTCCGCGGCCCTCGCGGCGCTGGCCGGCGTGCTCGCCACCGCGCGGCTCACGGCCAGCACGCCCAACACCCTCGGCAACCTGATCGAGCTCAGCGCCATCACCGCCGTCGTCGTCGGTGGCACCCCGCTCTCCGGCGGCCGCGTCAAGATCGTGGGCACCGTCGCCGGAGCGATCCTCATGCAGCTGATCCACTCGACGCTGATCGCGCACAACCTCAAGGACTCGGCCGCGCAGCTCGTGCAGGCGGCCATCATCGCGGTCGCGGTCTACGCACAGCTCGGACGGAAGGCGTGA